From Mycolicibacterium nivoides, a single genomic window includes:
- a CDS encoding ABC transporter permease produces MTSLAPIAVAARARLASTRVNGTFAAGAGLFGTIVALCVLVPLFVTTSTTDFVGIPLTGPSLAHPFGTDAFGRDVFIRTLIGGRLDLGVAFIGVVVPLLVGTVVGIASGLVAGSLLDRVIMRTVDAILAFPFNILILALAVVIGQSTTFWILPPGVPGILVALFLTSWSVYARIARGETLSLRQRDFLVAARVSGLSWWTTVRRHIFPNVLPATLTYGLSDAVLVIGVIAALPFLGAGVQPPTPEWGSIIYDGRSVLSEAPWVCLGPGLFIVCTGIAVRLMGQGSRVLSEGDK; encoded by the coding sequence ATGACCTCACTTGCACCGATCGCCGTCGCAGCGCGCGCACGGCTAGCGTCGACTCGCGTCAACGGAACCTTTGCTGCCGGCGCGGGACTGTTCGGCACCATTGTTGCGCTGTGCGTCCTGGTGCCGTTGTTCGTCACCACCTCGACCACCGACTTCGTGGGCATACCACTCACCGGTCCGAGCCTGGCCCACCCATTCGGTACGGACGCGTTCGGGCGCGATGTCTTCATCCGCACCCTCATCGGTGGTCGACTGGACCTCGGCGTCGCCTTCATCGGAGTTGTCGTGCCGCTGCTTGTCGGCACAGTGGTCGGGATCGCGTCAGGACTGGTCGCTGGCTCGCTGCTGGACCGGGTCATCATGCGTACCGTCGACGCGATTCTCGCGTTTCCCTTCAACATCCTGATCCTTGCCCTTGCCGTAGTGATCGGACAATCGACCACATTCTGGATCCTGCCGCCCGGCGTTCCCGGAATTCTGGTCGCGCTGTTCCTGACCAGCTGGAGCGTCTACGCGCGTATTGCGCGGGGCGAGACGCTCTCGCTGCGTCAGCGCGACTTCCTGGTAGCAGCGCGCGTCAGCGGCCTCAGTTGGTGGACGACCGTGCGTCGCCACATCTTCCCCAATGTTCTGCCCGCCACACTCACGTATGGGTTGTCCGACGCGGTGTTGGTGATCGGCGTGATTGCCGCCCTGCCGTTCCTGGGTGCCGGCGTGCAACCACCGACTCCCGAGTGGGGCAGCATCATCTACGACGGCCGTTCAGTTCTGAGCGAGGCACCTTGGGTATGCCTAGGTCCCGGTCTGTTCATCGTGTGCACCGGTATCGCAGTCCGGCTCATGGGGCAGGGGTCCCGAGTCCTGTCCGAGGGGGACAAATGA
- a CDS encoding ABC transporter permease: MPTRPNGAPPETRMRWRNAPAARLAIAAGKRLLDSIVVTLIVVALSFLLVHLVPGDPARTILGIHASPEKVAALREALGLDRPLLNQFLTYVGDVVQGDFGQSVAHPGQSVESLLFPPLAVTLSVIATTVVISVLFGSLSGLVAALSKSGLVRNTLEVLSTSSLATPPFLLGLIMLVFVAVRWGLAPAGGWAGSWPANGQFVWLPALALSAYLGALVHRAVWTSARQIMNEDFVEAAILRGHSPTRVALRHVLPNSLMPTISVVGMNIGTLIGGAAVIEAVFDLPGIGTQLVNAVSQRDYPTIQGAAVITALIVLAGNLVADLLHAAVDPRARS; the protein is encoded by the coding sequence GTGCCGACTCGCCCGAACGGCGCACCACCAGAGACCCGTATGCGCTGGCGTAACGCTCCCGCAGCCCGCCTGGCGATCGCCGCGGGAAAGCGCCTCCTCGATTCGATCGTCGTCACATTGATCGTGGTGGCGCTGAGTTTCCTGTTGGTGCATCTGGTTCCCGGCGATCCAGCACGCACCATCCTGGGGATCCACGCATCGCCGGAAAAGGTTGCCGCACTGCGGGAAGCTCTCGGGCTTGATAGGCCACTCCTGAACCAGTTCCTCACCTATGTAGGTGACGTCGTGCAAGGTGATTTCGGGCAGTCGGTGGCGCACCCGGGGCAATCAGTGGAAAGCCTGCTATTTCCGCCTCTGGCGGTGACCCTGTCGGTCATCGCCACGACGGTGGTCATCTCGGTGCTGTTCGGATCGCTGAGCGGTCTGGTGGCCGCATTGTCGAAATCGGGCTTGGTGCGCAACACCCTCGAGGTGCTGTCCACCTCATCGCTGGCGACCCCGCCTTTCCTTCTCGGACTCATCATGCTGGTCTTCGTAGCCGTGCGCTGGGGATTGGCGCCGGCCGGGGGATGGGCCGGGAGTTGGCCTGCCAATGGGCAATTCGTGTGGTTGCCGGCGTTGGCACTCAGCGCCTACCTCGGCGCACTGGTGCATCGCGCGGTGTGGACGAGTGCCCGCCAGATCATGAACGAGGACTTCGTTGAGGCCGCCATCCTGCGCGGCCACAGCCCGACCCGGGTGGCGTTGCGTCATGTGCTGCCGAACAGTCTGATGCCGACCATCTCGGTCGTGGGTATGAACATAGGGACTCTGATCGGCGGCGCCGCCGTCATCGAGGCGGTCTTCGACCTGCCGGGAATCGGAACCCAATTGGTGAATGCCGTTTCCCAGCGTGACTATCCGACCATCCAGGGAGCCGCCGTGATCACCGCACTCATCGTCCTTGCGGGCAATCTCGTCGCCGATCTCCTCCATGCTGCCGTCGACCCAAGGGCACGCTCATGA